One genomic window of Punica granatum isolate Tunisia-2019 chromosome 1, ASM765513v2, whole genome shotgun sequence includes the following:
- the LOC116204302 gene encoding uncharacterized protein LOC116204302 — protein MKSSREILKNLRELYGENSRTARYEISKELFRARMQEGTKVAAHVQKMIRLIQQLEKLEFQMDKELHVDLVLQSLPDSFLGFIVNFHMNKLSCSLSELLNMLVTAHNVMNNKRKDKEFILVAGTSSSKTGKKKKKSKKGSVPQQSAGDQEKGQGKGCCG, from the coding sequence ATGAAGAGTTCTCGTGAGATCTTGAAGAATCTGAGGGAGTTATATGGGGAGAATAGTAGGACCGCACGATATGAGATATCGAAGGAATTGTTTCGTGCGAGAATGCAGGAGGGAACTAAAGTCGCAGCTCATGTGCAAAAGATGATCAGGCTGATTCAGCAGCTTGAGAAACTTGAGTTCCAGATGGATAAAGAACTCCATGTGGATTTAGTTCTTCAATCTCTCCCAGATTCTTTCTTAGGGTTCATTGTGAATTTTCACATGAATAAGTTATCATGTTCGTTGTCTGAGCTGCTGAACATGTTGGTCACTGCACATAATGTAATGAACAACAAAAGGAAggataaggaattcattcttgtGGCTGGTACTTCTTCTAGTAAGActgggaagaagaaaaagaagtccAAGAAAGGCTCTGTTCCTCAACAGTCAGCAGGTGACCAAGAAAAAGGGCAAGGCAAAGGTTGCTGCGGATAA